The Tursiops truncatus isolate mTurTru1 chromosome 16, mTurTru1.mat.Y, whole genome shotgun sequence genome contains the following window.
tattttatattggagtatagttgatgtacaatgttaccATGTATCTTTCAAATATAACAACGTGTCAGGTGATGAAGAATGccaggaaagcaagaaaacaaagcacaaaacaGGAAGGACCAGCTGCCCCTCTTCCCCTGTCTAATAGTAAGGACCACTGAGTAATAGTAAGGACGCAGTGAGTAAGGACTGGTGGGCTAACATCACATGAGTGAGGGTCTTCCCATCAGAAGCCCAGCTGGAGGAGAGCATTCCCCTAGTTGAGTAAATGAATATTCATCCTGCTCTAAAGACAAGGCCACTGTGCTTTCTTATCCCATCTTAGGAAACGATAATAATCTGCTCTCATGAAACGCAGGCCCTCCCCCTTTTTGAAAAGACCGGCAGTCCCATGACTCTGtcagcatttctcaaagtgtgttccctgGATCCCCTATAGCAGGGTCCCAGGGATGttggttaaaatgcagatgcctGGACCCTACCCACAGACCTACAGAATCAAAGTCTCTGCAGCCTGAGGAACCTGCAAGTGTAGCATCTCAGGTGCTTCTCAGATacctttgagaactgctgcttaCGTGCTAAGCAGTTACGCCTTCGGGCTCCTGAGGTGAAGACTCTGCAGGCAGGGTGCGGTGAGCAGTTCCCAGGGTTGTTTTGGGTGCTGCGCGGTTCACGCGAGGGTTCATTTTAAGCACGTAGATCAATGAATGTCAACGTAGAGGCTCAGGACCGTGCATTCGCCAGTGCTGGAGGCACTCAGGCTCCCGGGTCGTTTTCTGCGCTGCTTCGTGCACCCacgtaatgaaaacaaaatgagggCAGCCTTCCTCCTGGTCTCAGCCTGGTTAGATGCTTTATTAAAAATCACAGCACATTGTTTTGGACACACTAGTGATTTACTGTCAGGGCCATAGGATCTGCTGATTAGGAAGCAGGGTCTGTTGATTAGGAGGCATGCGACACCTTGATCATTATACTGGACAAAAACTCCTGCTTATGCAACTGAGCATTGAAATGCAGGAACATCGCATCTGTCTTGTTCCaaatccccacccccatcccattcTGTTATGAGATGGTCATCAGTGTGTTAGTCTGGGCAGTTGTCAAGCTTGGGCATTTGATTGCCATTGTTTTGAGTTCTGGACTTTGACCCCTGTGATGCCAAGCCTGAGTGGGTGACTGAATTCCAGTCTAGACCAGCAAAGGTGGAAGGTTGTGCTGGGGAGTTGGGGACTGAGGGTCGGGCGGGGCTCCTTGTAATCACAGTTACTGTTTGCATGGAGGAGCATGGACTCATCTCCCATGTACCTGTGCCCCCAAATCCCAGGCCTCCTCCAGAATCCTGTCTTCCCGCCTCTGTGAGGCTGTGAAcctgtattcaggtgctcctggGCCTGGTGAAGGTGATTATCGAAATTTGGCGATCCCCATGGACACAAACACCGTTAAATAAACTAAGAACAGACGCCCAGCAGAGAAAAACTAATTCCCCAGTCAGAGGAATTTTCCCAGAATGTTTAATCATTTCACAAACAGATCTGGGTTTCCTGCCCTTCAGATGCTCAGAGGTGTTGGATGTCAGGTGCGTGTTGAAAGGCCTGAGATGAGAAACACTTGAGTGTTAGGAACAAAGATCTCCAGCATCTTCCTGGCCCTTGAACGAGTTCCCTGCCTGCATTACAATGAACTGCTTGAATAATTGCCGTCTTTTTCCATTTGCAGGGGACTCTGGCATCTCAGAACACAAAAATGATTTCATCCATAGTCATTTCACAGCTGATTGATgagaataaatcaaaagaaaatgggGCCGAGTTGCCTGTGCCGTGTGCGTATCCCATGAAGCTATCGCTGGCTAATCGCAGCGGAGTCACTATTAACAGGGCCTTCGAGTTCCTTCCCGGTAGACTAGGAATTCAGACGCCGGCGGGGGAGCGAGGACCTGCGACGGAGCCGCCGCGCAAAGAGGAGAAGCCGTGCGGTGGCTCCCAGAAGGGATTTGCTTCCATCACCATCACGGCCAGGCGCGTGGGGCCCCCTGCCAGCACCCTGGTGTGGGAGGCTGTCGGGGACCCACTCTGCATCAAGTGCAGGGCCCAGGATGCTCTGCTTGGGGACCCCTCTGCTCTGGCTGGTGGTGCCGATCCAAGTCGGCACCATGGACCTTTCACCTGTACAGAATTCTCCAGAAACAGCTCTGTGATGGGGCTGAAGGTccctgaagcccacgcacggctGTGTGAGGGACACGAGTACTGGATCACCAATGTGGACAGCAGGGAGGACCATTTTTCTCCAAGCACCCCACGGTCACAGGAGGGAAAGAGCCCGCTGGTGTTCAGCTCCTGTGTCCATCTCAGAGTGTCTCAGCCGTGTCCAAATTCCGTCTACTATCTGGACAGGTCCCTGTCTGTCCCCATTGAGCCACCTCGACTCGCTGGCCCTAAGATGCACAGATCCGTTCTGTCCCTCAACCTAAATTGCAGTTCACACAGACTGACACCAGATGGCGCAGATGGCACAGCTAACGGAGAGCCAATAAGCAGCGCCTTGAAGCTGGAGCTCACGGAGGGAAACCAGAACCTCCTAGGCCCTCGCTGGAACCTAGGTTTGCAAGAAAGTTTCTTGAAGGAAAACCCATCGTTGGGGCGGGTACATTTGGGGACCGCGGGAACCGGCATGTGTCCTTGGAGAGGCTCTCCTTCACTGGAAAATACAGCTGCGGGAAGTAACCAGGTCACtgtgagaaaagggaaggaggaccACGCAGCTCGTTGTCACAACGGTGGTCATGGTCATGCCAAGCAACTGTCCATTCACATCCCGGGCTGGAGCTACACGGCAGGTGAGTGACACTCCCATCCTCCCCGCTGCCAAGTGCAGACCCCTCCCCACTTCAGGTAATTGGTGTGATTGCCAAGGTGCGTAGTGAGTGAGTTTCTTCTACGTAACTTATTCCAAGAAGCAGTTCTCAGTAATTGCTTCATCTACTCCACTCAGAGTTGACCGCTGATAGCTCCGTGTTGATGTCTGGTTTGGATAGATTTTCTTAGATGATGCTTTTGTAGATCGTGAAAGGCCTTCCCTCAAACTTTTGTTTCCATCAGTAGCTCCAGACCATATATAATGAGTAGGGGACTCTACCCCAAGTGAAGTTCATTTAGGCCCTTGTCATTCCAAAACAGGATG
Protein-coding sequences here:
- the C16H10orf90 gene encoding (E2-independent) E3 ubiquitin-conjugating enzyme FATS, whose translation is MSLKRQWNMIKLSEEGLRDNQYSPLDHFALKNLQSDVPEKKSDFTEGTLASQNTKMISSIVISQLIDENKSKENGAELPVPCAYPMKLSLANRSGVTINRAFEFLPGRLGIQTPAGERGPATEPPRKEEKPCGGSQKGFASITITARRVGPPASTLVWEAVGDPLCIKCRAQDALLGDPSALAGGADPSRHHGPFTCTEFSRNSSVMGLKVPEAHARLCEGHEYWITNVDSREDHFSPSTPRSQEGKSPLVFSSCVHLRVSQPCPNSVYYLDRSLSVPIEPPRLAGPKMHRSVLSLNLNCSSHRLTPDGADGTANGEPISSALKLELTEGNQNLLGPRWNLGLQESFLKENPSLGRVHLGTAGTGMCPWRGSPSLENTAAGSNQVTVRKGKEDHAARCHNGGHGHAKQLSIHIPGWSYTAVEPKVFSGSCEKQQEGAHVTVSASPVEQKLVKDPLPDGSSSPSNSCQSSDLSEPAKSQQQSVPKLSFPLPGSLCPFQDLCTSLQEDRSVQTEREFLEGDYTCCDLVVKIKECKKSEQPTTPEPEPAPTEPETPQGPETHDLPEDCSKSPQMPTSSLTLQEALEVRKPQFISRSQERLKKLEHMVQQRKAQQKESLGQKQSLLPVRANKKQFTVPHPLSDNLFKPKERYISEKEMHMRSKRIYNNLPEVRKKKEEQKKRVILQSNRLRAEVFKKQLLDQLLQRNAV